In Planifilum fulgidum, the following proteins share a genomic window:
- the dapA gene encoding 4-hydroxy-tetrahydrodipicolinate synthase produces the protein MTDVQFGRLVTAMITPFTPDGAVDWRRVTELVEHLIRTGTETLVVAGTTGESPTLTHEEKLELFRRVSRQADGRVKVIAGTGSNNTEASIRLTKEAEEAGVDGVMLVGPYYNKPSQEGLFRHFQAIAEATSLPVMLYNVPGRTGMNISVDTMVRLAEMDNVVAIKEASGDLSQVTELASRVPDRVAVYSGDDKLLLPVLAVGGVGVVSVASHLVGSQLREMMDAFFAGDVRRAARIHQEYHPLFEGLFITSNPVPVKYALHVKGLCDPTVRLPLVPPTEEERRRIEDLLRRLNI, from the coding sequence ATGACGGACGTGCAATTCGGCAGACTGGTGACAGCGATGATCACTCCGTTCACCCCGGACGGAGCGGTCGATTGGCGGCGGGTTACCGAACTTGTGGAACATCTGATCCGCACGGGAACGGAAACTCTCGTGGTTGCCGGAACCACCGGAGAATCGCCGACGCTCACCCACGAGGAAAAGCTGGAGTTGTTCCGCCGGGTGAGCCGGCAGGCGGACGGCCGGGTGAAGGTGATCGCCGGAACGGGCAGCAACAACACCGAAGCCTCCATCCGGCTGACGAAGGAGGCGGAAGAGGCCGGCGTGGACGGGGTGATGTTGGTGGGCCCCTATTACAACAAGCCGTCTCAGGAGGGTCTGTTCCGCCATTTCCAAGCGATCGCCGAGGCGACTTCCCTCCCGGTCATGCTCTACAACGTCCCGGGACGGACCGGGATGAACATCTCCGTCGACACGATGGTCCGCCTCGCAGAGATGGACAACGTGGTGGCGATCAAGGAAGCGAGCGGCGACTTGTCGCAGGTGACGGAATTGGCCTCCCGCGTGCCGGATAGGGTGGCGGTCTACAGCGGCGACGACAAGCTGCTGTTGCCCGTCCTGGCGGTGGGAGGGGTGGGGGTCGTCAGCGTGGCCAGCCACCTGGTCGGATCCCAATTGAGGGAGATGATGGACGCCTTTTTTGCCGGCGACGTGCGGCGGGCGGCCCGGATTCACCAGGAGTACCATCCGCTGTTTGAGGGCCTGTTCATCACTTCCAATCCGGTTCCCGTCAAATACGCCTTGCATGTGAAGGGATTGTGCGATCCGACCGTGCGCCTCCCCCTCGTCCCGCCGACGGAGGAAGAGCGGCGCCGGATCGAAGACCTGCTCCGCAGGCTGAACATTTGA
- the dapG gene encoding aspartate kinase: MKILVQKFGGTSLATPELRERVAHHVRTALDEGYRLVVVVSAMGRKGAPYATDTLLEWVKNNGDALPPREMDLLLHCGEIISASVLASLLRSKGIDCCVLTGGQAGIITNNDHTNAQIITVNPVRVRQELEKGRVPIVAGFQGRTTEGEITTLGRGGSDTTATALGVALGAEMVDIFTDVNGIMTADPRIVEDAVALNTVTYTEMCNLAFQGAKVIHPRAVEIAMQTNVPIRVRSTLADSPGTLVTNQGEVNRLAGEVNDRLITGITQVPGVTQIKVHAGEGQYDLQLKVFKAMAENGISIDFINVNPSGVAYTVFDEWADRAEALLRDLGFEAELNRNCAKVSAVGAGIAGVPGVMAKIVEALTDEDIQILQSADSHTTIWVLVRGEDMHKAVRALHRKFELHKIHYQ, encoded by the coding sequence ATGAAGATCCTGGTTCAGAAATTCGGAGGAACATCCCTGGCGACGCCGGAGCTGCGGGAACGGGTGGCTCACCATGTCCGGACCGCTTTGGATGAAGGGTATCGTTTGGTGGTCGTGGTTTCGGCGATGGGGAGAAAAGGGGCTCCCTACGCAACCGACACCTTGCTGGAATGGGTCAAAAACAACGGCGATGCTCTCCCTCCCCGGGAAATGGATTTGCTTCTCCACTGCGGCGAGATCATTTCCGCATCCGTCTTGGCCAGTCTTCTGCGGTCCAAAGGGATTGACTGCTGCGTGTTGACGGGAGGGCAAGCGGGAATCATCACCAATAACGATCACACCAACGCCCAGATCATCACCGTCAATCCCGTCCGGGTCCGTCAGGAGCTGGAGAAGGGACGGGTGCCGATCGTCGCCGGTTTCCAGGGACGGACGACCGAAGGGGAGATCACCACCCTCGGACGCGGGGGAAGCGACACGACGGCCACGGCCCTCGGGGTGGCCCTGGGCGCGGAGATGGTGGACATTTTCACCGACGTGAACGGGATCATGACCGCGGATCCCAGGATCGTGGAGGACGCGGTGGCCCTGAACACGGTCACCTACACGGAGATGTGCAACCTCGCTTTCCAGGGGGCCAAGGTGATCCATCCCCGGGCGGTGGAGATCGCCATGCAGACCAACGTCCCGATCCGCGTTCGCTCCACCCTCGCCGACAGCCCCGGCACCCTGGTGACCAATCAGGGGGAAGTGAACCGCCTGGCCGGGGAAGTGAATGACCGGCTGATCACGGGAATCACGCAGGTTCCGGGCGTGACCCAGATCAAGGTTCATGCCGGGGAAGGGCAATACGACCTGCAACTGAAAGTGTTCAAGGCGATGGCGGAAAACGGGATCAGCATCGATTTCATCAATGTCAATCCGAGCGGAGTGGCGTACACGGTTTTCGACGAGTGGGCGGACCGCGCCGAAGCTCTTTTGCGCGACCTGGGTTTTGAGGCGGAGCTTAACCGGAACTGCGCCAAGGTTTCGGCGGTGGGGGCCGGCATCGCGGGGGTTCCCGGCGTCATGGCCAAAATTGTGGAGGCTTTGACGGACGAGGATATCCAGATCCTGCAGTCGGCTGACTCCCACACCACCATTTGGGTGCTGGTGCGGGGGGAAGACATGCATAAGGCCGTCCGGGCCCTTCACCGCAAGTTTGAACTGCACAAGATTCACTATCAATGA
- a CDS encoding aspartate-semialdehyde dehydrogenase, giving the protein MAKTYTVAVVGATGAVGEQMLKNLEERSFPVGELRPLASARSAGKSVRFRGEEVVVREATPDAFEGVDIALFSAGGGVSLKLAPEAVKRGAVVIDNTNAFRMDPDVPLVVPEVNGHKVREHKGIIANPNCSTIQMVVALKPIRDRYGLERVIVSTYQAVSGSGWQAIEELKRQTRAVISGEEVSCEVLPVSKLSKHYQIAFNAIPQCDVSQENGYTLEEMKMVRETQKIFEDDSIRVSATCVRIPVLRGHSESVYAELKEEADPEEVRRILADAPGIIVQDDIDEQVYPMPLTADGRHEVFVGRIRRDLHNPKGLHLWVVADNLLKGAATNAVQIAELLISTDR; this is encoded by the coding sequence GGGGAACTCCGCCCCCTGGCATCGGCGAGATCCGCAGGCAAAAGCGTTCGGTTCCGGGGCGAAGAGGTGGTTGTCCGCGAAGCCACTCCCGACGCCTTCGAAGGAGTGGACATCGCTTTGTTCAGCGCCGGCGGGGGAGTCAGCCTCAAACTGGCTCCGGAAGCGGTGAAACGGGGCGCCGTCGTCATCGACAACACCAACGCTTTCCGGATGGATCCCGATGTTCCCCTGGTGGTTCCCGAAGTCAACGGGCATAAGGTTCGGGAGCACAAGGGGATCATTGCCAATCCCAACTGCTCTACCATTCAGATGGTGGTCGCCTTGAAACCGATCCGCGACCGTTACGGACTGGAGCGCGTCATCGTTTCCACGTACCAGGCGGTTTCCGGCTCGGGCTGGCAGGCGATCGAGGAACTGAAGCGGCAAACCCGGGCGGTGATCAGCGGCGAAGAGGTGTCCTGCGAAGTGCTCCCGGTGAGCAAGCTGTCCAAGCATTACCAGATCGCCTTCAATGCGATTCCCCAGTGCGACGTGTCCCAGGAAAACGGGTACACGTTGGAAGAGATGAAAATGGTGCGGGAGACCCAGAAGATTTTCGAGGACGACTCGATCCGGGTGAGCGCCACCTGCGTGCGCATTCCGGTCCTTCGCGGTCACAGCGAATCGGTCTATGCGGAACTGAAGGAAGAAGCCGATCCGGAGGAGGTTCGCAGGATTTTGGCGGACGCTCCGGGCATTATCGTCCAGGACGACATTGACGAGCAGGTGTATCCGATGCCCCTTACGGCGGACGGCCGCCACGAAGTTTTCGTGGGAAGGATCCGCCGCGATCTGCACAACCCCAAGGGGCTTCACCTGTGGGTTGTGGCGGACAATCTGTTGAAGGGAGCAGCAACCAACGCGGTACAGATTGCCGAACTTCTCATTTCCACCGACAGGTAA